GCACAACACCGAGACCAGCATTCTGCATCCCTATCTCAATTGAAAGGGTTTTCTTCCTCTTAAAATCTAATCTGCCAACTGCACCAGCATAATAGCCTAGTATCATCCCCACAAAATTATGAGATATCACAGCTATGAAGATAATCACAGTTGCCTTTCCAAGATTGGTCTTATTCGCCGCCACCACATAGGAACAAATGATTATTATGGAAGTTACTGAGATGGCGGGTGGTATTTCAGTAATCTTATTAACAAAATCGGTAAAATATTTTCTTACAACAAATCCTATAATAAGAGGTACCACAACTGTATATATTATTGTTAAAAACATTGACCCAAAGGGCACTGGAGTAATCTTACCGGCAAGGAGGAACGTTAAAAGAGGTGTAAGTATTGGACACAATAGCGTTGCTAGAGCAGTTAGTGAGACTGAGTATGCTGTGTCTCCATGAGAAAGATAAGTAATAATATTGCTTGTCATTGCGCCTGGAGCTGATCCGGTTAATATTAAACCAATGGTAAATTCATTTGGGAGATTGAATATACTAGCCGTAAGCAGTGCAAGAAGAGGCATTATTGTAAACTGACATAGATTGCCAAAAAGAATGATAAATGGAGTTTTGATAATATTTTTATAGTCCTCCTCAGTAATAACAAGGCCTATTCCAAACATAGTGACAGCAAAGAAAAAGTTTATATAGGGTTTTATTCTCACAAAGTCAGATGGGAAGAGGTAGGCTATAATAGCAAAAAAAACAACCCAGAGTGATAGATGATTATTGTAAAAATTTATAACGGATCGAATCATAAATTATCCTACCAATCAACAATTTCAAAACAACCATTCATTAATAAAGGCTGAAGTAAGTAGATTAAATAACATATGTTACTTCAAGAATTGTTTTGAAAAAGTCAACCAATTTGGTAATTTAGAGACTTATTGTGCTAACCTTCAATTACCTCATTACAAATCATAATGCTTATTAAATTAAGAATAATATTCTTAATTTTTTTTATATTTTCTTTACAATAACAATATATTTTTTTTATATTTTCCCTACATTATATTAAATATAAATCTTTTGTATTGGAGGTGAACATGCAAATATTTAGATTTATTTATTATTAGTAAAATAAAATATATCAAATAGGAGAAAGTAGTGATTTCAAGCAAGTATTTCATTTTTATAGTAGCTCTTATGATTTTTGTTAATCAAGGATTATTGCTAGCACAGAAAAAAGAAATTTCAAAAGAGATACCCATTCAACAAAAAAAAGAGCAGAGTCACAACATCGATCTATCTGGCAAAATTTATTTTAATTGGCATACTGCATATACTCAAGATGCCTATAATCAAAACACATTTGAAATTCAAAGGTTATACTTAACTTGGAAGGAAAAATTTAACGATATCTTCAGCGCAAAAGTAACCACAGATATTTCAAAGACTGAAAAAAATTGTGATGTTGTACTGGACTTTGATGACGATGGGATTATTGACCACACGATTAGTGACAACAGAACGCAGAAATATGAACTCAATGTCAAATATGCTTATCTGCAAACAGAACTCAAGCATGTTGAAAATATACATGATAAATTGAAAGCTAATGTAACAATTGGCATGATAGCTACGCCTATCATAGGCTTTATTGATAAGCAATCGGATGCGAGGTGGATTCATAAAAATTCTATCGATGATAGCAAAAAAATCGTTGGCAGTAATGTTTTTCATGGCAATATTGATCATTCTGCTGACCTTGGATTATCGGTTCAATTTGAAGCCATGAAAAAAGTAACCCTTATTGGCGCAATAACCAATGGAGAGGGTTATAAGGATGTTGATGAAGGAGATGATAATAATAAAGCCTATTATGGTAGACTAACAATTACACCAATCACACATCTGTATTTATCAGGCTTTTACAAAAGGGAGGGCACAGATGCAGGTAGACCGGAAGATTTCTATAGAGGATTTTATGGTGGTTGTGTATCATGGATGGATGATATAATAAAAGCTGGCATCCTTTACATAATACCTTTCGTCTATGAAGATGGCAGTGTGATGGAATATGATGATGGCGACAAGGCTGAGATGTATATTATGGATATTTGGCTAAATATTAACGTTAAATCCATTATTGACACCCCGCTATTCCTTTATGGAAGATATACATTAGGAGAAGATAAGGGTATAGATGAAAGCAGGGTATATTATTGGGGAACAGGCATTGGTTATGAATTCAATAGACATGTCCGGTTTATCGCTTATTATGATTCAAAAAAAGAAGAATCAGAAGATGATCCTGAGAATACGATATGGCTAAAATCTGAAATTAAGATTTAGCTCAAATTATAATGAACAAGAAAAAAATGGATTATCTTTTAATATATGTTAATTGATCAGTAATACCATATTCAATGAGCAATCTGATGCAAAAGCACAGAGGAGAGGATAGCAGAAGTTATCAACCTGATTGACTTTTCAGGGTGCAATAAGCAACCGTGATGGCTCTTTTTTATTAACCTACTTTAGATATTTTTTCTATTATGCATCGAAAGCTGTTCAGAAGATTTTCCATAAATGAGTGATCTTTGGGAATTTTGATTACTTTTAAACATACTCCATTTATTTCAATGCTGACTAGCACACATCTTTAGGAATAGTTAATCCTCATAGTCTGTATGTATACCAATACCCAAATATAGGGTTACCCCAGTCAATCTTGCTGTACATTTTGCGCCATACCTTGTTATCATAACTTCATGACCGGATTTTAACGTCTCCACTTCACCATAAAGATATTTCAACCCGATAAAGAACATCATAAAATGATCTTCTATCCCAACTTCGAAAATACTGTGTACAGCTAGAGTATCACCGCTATATTCCTTATCAAATAGTGAACTATATAGAGCCGGATGATCCTGGTCATATAATATCTCTACATCATACTCTGCCCAATATATTCCAGTTCCGATTCCTACAAGAACATAAGGCACATACTTAAGTGAATATTCCTTACAATATTTTTTGTAATATAAAGCACCATAAATATTAGTCACTGATAAATCTGACCGCATAAAGGATATTTCACCAAATTCACTCTTTATTGACGTATCAGTATTATCTATAATAGTGAAAGCTCCAGCTCCCAAACCAATCCCAAAACCGTAATTAGTAAAAAGACGTGTTTCAACTTCAATGCCTATATCAACATTATATTCATTGGTCGAATTCGCGACATAGCAATTATCACATATACCTACTTCATTCTGTAAATACTCAAGATATATATGAGCATAGTCATTTGTCCAATCCTTGACTTTAGGATTTCTTCTCCCGCCGATTCCAATATTAAATAGAAAAAATATATTCCAAGGGCTATCCATATGAGTAGTTATTTTAGATTCAGGTTCTAATGCAACGCTCTTATTATCAGATTTATCTGGGGTCTCATCATTGAGAGATGTAGTCCTTCCATCAGCATATACGATCTTCAGCAGATTGCCCCTGGGGTAATGTTCATAGGTTTTGTTTCCAACAGGATCATATGCAA
The sequence above is drawn from the Spirochaetota bacterium genome and encodes:
- a CDS encoding bile acid:sodium symporter family protein, with protein sequence MIRSVINFYNNHLSLWVVFFAIIAYLFPSDFVRIKPYINFFFAVTMFGIGLVITEEDYKNIIKTPFIILFGNLCQFTIMPLLALLTASIFNLPNEFTIGLILTGSAPGAMTSNIITYLSHGDTAYSVSLTALATLLCPILTPLLTFLLAGKITPVPFGSMFLTIIYTVVVPLIIGFVVRKYFTDFVNKITEIPPAISVTSIIIICSYVVAANKTNLGKATVIIFIAVISHNFVGMILGYYAGAVGRLDFKRKKTLSIEIGMQNAGLGVVLALQHFSAEVAIPGVIFTIWCIISASILINFWIFLEKRENSRKI